The following are encoded in a window of Calonectris borealis chromosome 17, bCalBor7.hap1.2, whole genome shotgun sequence genomic DNA:
- the DNAJC5 gene encoding dnaJ homolog subfamily C member 5: MADQRQRSLSTSGESLYHVLGLDKNATSDDIKKSYRKLALKYHPDKNPDNPEAAEKFKEINNAHAILTDATKRNIYDKYGSLGLYVAEQFGEENVNTYFVLSSWWAKALFVFCGLITGCYCCCCLCCCCNCCCGKCKPKPPEGEEQEYYVSPEDLEAQLQSDEREASDAPIVIQPASATETTQLTADSHPSYHTDGFN, from the exons ATGGCAGACCAGAGGCAACGTTCGCTCTCTACCTCTGGAGAATCGTTATACCACGTGCTGGGGTTGGACAAGAATGCCACTTCGGATGATATCAAAAAGTCATACAG gaaacTTGCATTGAAATATCATCCTGATAAAAACCCTGATAAtccagaggcagcagaaaaatTTAAAGAGATCAATAATGCACACGCAATATTGACAGATGCCACAAAGAGAAACATTTATGATAAGTATGGTTCTCTGGGTCTGTATGTAGCAGAACAGTTTGGTGAAGAAAATGTGAACACATACTTCGTGCTGTCCAGTTGGTGGGCAAAG GCCTTGTTTGTGTTCTGTGGGCTCATCACAGGCTGCTATTGCTGTTgctgtctgtgctgctgctgtaattGTTGCTGTGGGAAGTGTAAACCTAAACCTCCTGAGGGTGAAGAGCAGGAATACTACGTCTCTCCAGAGGACTTGGAGGCACAGTTGCAGTCAGATGAAAGGG AGGCCTCAGACGCACCTATTGTGATACAGCCAGCATCAGCCACAGAGACGACCCAGCTCACAGCTGACTCTCACCCCAGCTACCACACTGATGGATTTAATTAA